From Anaerohalosphaera lusitana, one genomic window encodes:
- a CDS encoding IS1595 family transposase — MINKYKKRSKISEAKFRQIVKLFALDIEATKIAELTGLSRKTINTILYKIRIRIAEYCQQQSPFDVGEIEIDESYFGARRVRGVRGRGAKGKHIVFGLIKRGGKVYTQVVRNCSKSTLMPIIKQKVDKDSIVYTDGFKTYDGLVDFGYKKHYRVKHGENEFAEGHNHINGIENFWAIAKGRLNKFRGISKGTFALHLKECEFRFNHRHDNLYKLLLKILRKNPI; from the coding sequence ATGATTAACAAGTACAAAAAGCGTTCAAAAATTTCGGAGGCCAAATTCCGGCAGATCGTAAAGCTGTTCGCCCTGGATATCGAGGCCACCAAAATTGCTGAGCTGACTGGTCTTTCGAGAAAGACCATCAACACGATTCTTTACAAAATTCGAATACGGATCGCCGAATACTGTCAGCAGCAAAGTCCGTTTGACGTCGGCGAGATTGAGATCGACGAAAGCTATTTCGGAGCCCGAAGGGTGCGTGGCGTTCGAGGCCGTGGTGCTAAGGGCAAGCACATTGTCTTCGGCCTGATCAAACGCGGCGGCAAGGTCTACACGCAGGTGGTCAGAAACTGCTCTAAAAGCACGCTGATGCCCATTATAAAGCAAAAGGTTGATAAGGATTCGATCGTGTACACCGATGGTTTCAAAACCTATGACGGCCTGGTTGACTTTGGCTACAAGAAGCACTATCGCGTCAAACATGGTGAAAACGAATTTGCTGAAGGCCACAATCACATTAACGGAATTGAGAACTTCTGGGCGATTGCCAAAGGTCGGCTCAACAAGTTTCGAGGAATCAGCAAAGGTACCTTTGCTCTGCACCTGAAAGAATGTGAATTTAGATTTAACCATCGACACGATAACCTGTACAAGTTACTGTTAAAAATACTCAGAAAGAACCCAATTTAA
- a CDS encoding ammonium transporter, producing the protein MVKKKVSKQIPILAAVMLCSAGTVQAAESQAQSIADLKVGLDTVWVLLGAFLVFFMQAGFGMVEAGFIRAKNTCNILTKNFLDFCMASIGFFIIGYALMFGDGNGFSGLKGFMLVGAQSGADVPLFAFWLFQAAFCGAAATIVAGGMAERMKFTAYLVYSFIISALVYPIVGHWVWGGGWLAQMGFADFAGSAVVHTTGGVAALVGTILLKPRNGKYGADGKPKVIYAHSIPLAALGVFILWFGWFGFNCASTLAVGDGSLIGRVAINTNLAAAMGGVISMVTVWKRFGKPDLSMAMNGALAGLVSVTAPCAYIEPWAAMVIGGIGGWIVVRGVELLDRFMVDDPVGAFPVHGLCGIWGTLAVGIFGKSALGLAKNGLAYGGSPAQLLIQAAGVAAVAVFVLVSMGLVFKLIDVTIGLRVNDKHELEGLDIAEHGMESYGGFQIFSSA; encoded by the coding sequence ATGGTGAAAAAGAAAGTCTCAAAGCAAATACCCATCCTCGCTGCGGTTATGCTTTGCAGTGCAGGTACGGTCCAGGCAGCCGAATCGCAGGCCCAGAGCATCGCCGACCTGAAAGTCGGCCTCGACACGGTTTGGGTGCTCCTTGGCGCCTTTCTCGTGTTCTTCATGCAGGCAGGCTTCGGTATGGTCGAAGCCGGCTTCATTCGCGCAAAGAACACCTGCAACATATTGACCAAAAACTTCCTGGACTTCTGCATGGCTTCAATTGGCTTTTTCATCATTGGTTACGCACTGATGTTCGGCGACGGAAACGGTTTCTCAGGCCTCAAGGGCTTCATGCTCGTAGGTGCCCAAAGCGGTGCCGATGTGCCGCTATTCGCCTTCTGGCTCTTCCAGGCAGCATTCTGCGGAGCAGCCGCAACCATCGTAGCAGGCGGCATGGCCGAACGAATGAAATTCACCGCATATCTTGTATATTCCTTTATCATTTCTGCCCTGGTCTATCCCATCGTTGGCCATTGGGTGTGGGGCGGCGGCTGGCTGGCCCAGATGGGATTCGCCGACTTCGCCGGTTCCGCCGTTGTCCACACCACCGGTGGAGTCGCTGCCCTGGTCGGTACCATACTACTCAAACCGCGAAACGGAAAATACGGAGCCGACGGAAAGCCAAAGGTCATCTATGCCCACAGCATTCCGCTCGCCGCTCTTGGCGTTTTCATCCTCTGGTTCGGCTGGTTCGGCTTCAATTGTGCTTCGACCCTCGCAGTTGGTGACGGCTCCCTCATCGGTCGCGTCGCCATTAATACCAACCTCGCCGCCGCAATGGGCGGGGTCATCTCCATGGTCACCGTATGGAAACGCTTCGGCAAGCCCGACCTCTCCATGGCCATGAACGGAGCTCTCGCCGGTCTCGTCTCCGTAACCGCACCCTGTGCTTATATCGAACCCTGGGCCGCAATGGTCATAGGCGGAATAGGCGGCTGGATCGTCGTACGCGGCGTCGAACTGCTCGACCGGTTCATGGTAGACGACCCTGTAGGCGCGTTCCCCGTGCACGGCCTCTGCGGCATCTGGGGCACCCTGGCTGTCGGCATATTCGGCAAATCCGCTCTCGGACTCGCCAAAAACGGCCTGGCCTACGGCGGAAGCCCTGCACAGCTCCTGATACAGGCCGCCGGCGTCGCTGCCGTAGCCGTCTTCGTACTCGTCTCGATGGGACTCGTCTTCAAGCTAATAGACGTAACCATCGGCCTCAGGGTCAACGATAAGCACGAACTCGAGGGCCTCGACATTGCCGAACACGGCATGGAATCCTACGGCGGCTTCCAGATATTCAGCAGCGCCTGA
- a CDS encoding inositol monophosphatase family protein, producing the protein MREFLKNIMIEAGRVALEQKQRLGEVKVDRKSEKDLVTEADVAVEEYLVGQIKERYPDHAIVGEETGEHEGGEYRWIIDPIDGTTSFVHDQPFFSTSVAVEKDGETVLGAVNAPVLGELFMAEKGKGATLNGEAIHVSDRERLIDSVLGTGFACVRQNLEHNNLPYFAEIVTRIRGVRRYGSAAMDLSYVACGRLDGFWELNLQIYDVAAGVLIVQEAGGVVSDFAGGEEGRPFETLATNGRIHEALSRELMEVQMRPGD; encoded by the coding sequence ATGCGAGAGTTTTTGAAGAATATAATGATCGAGGCTGGGCGGGTTGCTTTGGAGCAGAAGCAGCGGCTGGGCGAGGTGAAGGTGGATCGCAAGAGTGAGAAAGACCTGGTGACCGAGGCGGATGTGGCTGTGGAGGAGTACCTGGTCGGGCAGATCAAGGAGCGGTATCCGGATCATGCGATCGTCGGTGAAGAGACAGGTGAGCATGAGGGCGGGGAGTATCGGTGGATAATCGATCCGATCGACGGAACGACTTCGTTCGTGCATGATCAGCCGTTCTTCAGTACGTCGGTGGCTGTGGAGAAGGACGGGGAGACGGTGCTGGGGGCGGTTAATGCGCCGGTGCTGGGGGAGCTGTTTATGGCGGAGAAAGGTAAGGGGGCGACGCTGAACGGTGAGGCGATACACGTGTCGGATCGGGAGCGACTGATCGACAGTGTGCTTGGGACGGGGTTTGCGTGCGTGAGGCAGAACCTGGAGCATAACAATCTGCCGTACTTTGCGGAGATCGTGACGAGAATACGCGGGGTGCGACGGTACGGGTCGGCGGCGATGGATCTGTCGTACGTGGCATGCGGTCGGCTGGACGGGTTCTGGGAGCTGAACCTGCAGATATATGATGTTGCGGCGGGCGTGCTGATCGTGCAGGAAGCGGGCGGGGTTGTCAGTGATTTTGCGGGCGGAGAGGAGGGTCGGCCTTTCGAGACGCTGGCGACGAACGGGCGGATACATGAGGCTCTGTCGCGGGAGTTGATGGAGGTGCAGATGCGGCCAGGAGACTGA
- a CDS encoding inositol monophosphatase family protein, translated as MAAEIGRYREDFAAGVLIVKEAGGVVSDFAGGEEGQPFETLATNGRIHEVMSLELMSVKRGQVG; from the coding sequence ATGGCAGCGGAAATTGGAAGATACAGAGAGGATTTTGCGGCGGGTGTGCTGATCGTGAAGGAAGCGGGCGGGGTTGTCAGTGATTTTGCGGGGGGTGAGGAGGGTCAGCCTTTCGAGACGCTGGCGACGAATGGGCGGATACATGAGGTGATGTCGCTGGAGTTGATGAGCGTTAAGCGGGGGCAGGTTGGTTGA
- a CDS encoding sulfatase produces MMKRRDFIKYCNSAVFALPLMSLPCLAEEESFEKPTNFLLLTADDLNYDSVGCFGCEIPDITPNIDRLGADGVKFTNAHVNIAVCQPCRQSIMTGRYPHTNGAKGFEPINEDLPTLGEILSKAGYINGVLGKERHMRPKHKYAWDYYITEAELASGAGIGRSPEKYYNYAKKFFESSKKQGKPFFLNANSHDPHRPFAGSKQEERAWGHDLPKVTRWIKPEEVTVPGFLPDLPDVRKEIAQYFTSVHRCDQSIGAVLKALEETGLAENTLVMFLSDNGISAPFAKSNCYLTSTKTPWIVRWPGKVKPGTIDSQHMISGIDYMPTILEAAGIKDVTDMDGSSFMPLLHGVKQPERKYVFTEYHKTFAGRRYDMRAIQSKRFGYIFNPWAKRTGPMRMDSTSGLTFKAMKRAAKSNSKIADRVELFENRVLEEFYDFKNDPDGRNNLIEDISYQAEIRAMRELLEKRMKKTNDPALHAFQNRDNPKAIEKFMKSG; encoded by the coding sequence ATGATGAAAAGACGCGATTTTATTAAATACTGCAACTCGGCGGTTTTTGCTCTTCCTTTGATGTCGCTCCCCTGCTTAGCGGAAGAGGAATCTTTTGAGAAACCGACAAATTTTCTTCTGCTGACTGCCGACGACCTCAACTATGATTCGGTTGGGTGCTTTGGCTGCGAGATACCCGATATAACTCCCAATATCGACCGCCTTGGGGCCGATGGTGTGAAGTTCACGAATGCCCATGTAAACATCGCCGTCTGTCAGCCGTGCCGTCAGTCAATCATGACTGGTCGATATCCCCACACAAATGGCGCAAAAGGGTTCGAGCCCATCAATGAAGACCTCCCGACCCTCGGTGAAATACTGAGCAAAGCGGGATACATCAACGGCGTGCTCGGCAAAGAGAGACACATGAGACCCAAACACAAATACGCCTGGGACTATTACATCACCGAGGCTGAACTCGCTTCGGGCGCAGGCATCGGCAGATCGCCAGAAAAGTATTACAATTACGCAAAGAAATTTTTCGAATCTTCGAAGAAGCAGGGCAAACCTTTCTTCCTCAATGCCAACTCTCACGACCCCCACCGCCCTTTCGCAGGCAGCAAGCAGGAAGAAAGAGCCTGGGGGCACGATCTGCCAAAAGTGACCCGCTGGATCAAACCCGAAGAAGTGACGGTACCCGGTTTTCTGCCCGATCTGCCTGATGTGAGAAAAGAAATCGCCCAGTATTTCACATCTGTACATCGGTGCGACCAGTCCATAGGCGCGGTTCTGAAGGCACTTGAAGAAACCGGACTCGCTGAGAACACACTGGTAATGTTCCTCAGCGACAACGGTATATCCGCCCCCTTCGCAAAATCAAACTGCTACCTGACAAGCACAAAAACTCCATGGATCGTGAGATGGCCGGGTAAAGTAAAACCTGGAACCATAGATTCACAGCACATGATCTCCGGCATTGACTACATGCCGACGATCCTCGAAGCAGCGGGAATCAAAGACGTCACGGACATGGACGGCTCAAGCTTTATGCCTCTGCTCCATGGTGTGAAACAGCCCGAACGCAAATATGTCTTCACCGAATATCACAAAACTTTTGCCGGTCGGCGATATGACATGCGTGCGATACAAAGCAAACGCTTTGGATATATCTTCAACCCATGGGCAAAAAGAACAGGCCCTATGAGGATGGACTCAACAAGCGGTCTAACATTCAAAGCTATGAAGCGAGCGGCAAAATCCAACTCCAAGATCGCCGACCGCGTGGAGCTGTTCGAGAACCGCGTGCTTGAGGAATTTTACGACTTTAAAAACGACCCCGACGGCAGGAACAACCTGATTGAAGACATAAGCTATCAGGCCGAAATACGGGCAATGCGCGAACTACTCGAAAAAAGAATGAAAAAAACAAACGATCCCGCTCTGCATGCCTTCCAGAACAGAGACAACCCGAAAGCAATAGAAAAGTTCATGAAATCGGGATGA
- a CDS encoding RHS repeat domain-containing protein has product MQRIGKVTVYNADYTQSWQKPQTANPYLYTGRRLDILDDGSLKLQYSRHRYYDPETGRFLQKDPLGIVPSSSKYNPFEALQQYSNGVGLQVYVNSEPVNSLDPLGLVIKSYKQGVHVGLLLDGTDVDFGPKGGKGGLLPQPGECPYMHNNLPGSSPMVPTKTFSIDKTGIMEMPGKKIKQFSCVTEAEAKTCIMAWCADFNKKNYCGIHPNCRTFNETATSIVA; this is encoded by the coding sequence ATACAACGCATAGGCAAAGTCACCGTCTACAACGCCGACTACACGCAGAGCTGGCAAAAACCGCAAACCGCAAATCCGTACTTGTACACAGGCCGACGCCTGGATATACTTGACGACGGCTCTTTAAAATTACAATACTCTCGCCACCGTTACTACGACCCCGAAACCGGGCGATTCCTGCAGAAGGATCCGTTGGGGATTGTACCTTCTAGTAGTAAATATAATCCATTTGAAGCCCTTCAGCAGTATTCCAATGGCGTTGGCTTGCAAGTGTACGTCAATAGCGAACCTGTTAATAGCTTAGACCCCTTGGGACTTGTAATCAAGAGCTACAAGCAAGGGGTCCACGTAGGCCTCTTACTCGATGGTACGGATGTTGATTTTGGGCCCAAAGGTGGTAAAGGCGGGCTTTTACCTCAACCTGGAGAGTGCCCTTATATGCACAACAACTTGCCAGGAAGTTCGCCTATGGTACCAACGAAAACGTTTTCTATTGACAAGACAGGGATCATGGAAATGCCGGGTAAAAAGATTAAACAATTTTCATGTGTAACAGAGGCAGAAGCCAAAACCTGCATCATGGCTTGGTGCGCCGATTTTAATAAAAAGAACTATTGTGGTATACATCCAAACTGCAGAACCTTTAACGAAACAGCCACATCAATTGTTGCTTGA
- a CDS encoding sodium-dependent transporter, with amino-acid sequence MPELLEEQRETWGTRGGFILAAIGSAVGLGNLWAFPYKLYAHGGGAFLIPYILAMFCIGLPLLILEFSLGHFTQRAAPDAFRRCNKKLEFVGWWAIILGFVIVIYYPTILAYCFSFMWYSLQSIFTGQPLPWAGEGVEGVAQAKTFFFDTYLSHQTGTSLGSIQWHIVGPLLLAWTAMYLCIFKGVNLVGKIVWLTVPLPFLMLVVLTVRGLTLEGSMKGLVYYLDPVWSELAKPTTWRFAFGQVFFSLSLAFGVMITYSSFLHRKSDINNNAAIITLSDFGTSFVGGIAIFATLGGMAFATAQAGDPVAVDNLVDKGPGLAFVAFPYALAQLPGAAWWSLIFFLTLVTLGIDSAFSITESVLAGIVDKTGWKRSTVLPIMSAIGLVFGLIFVTNGGLNWLGAVDGFVNGTWGIAFLGLLEALVLGWLYKIENLRTHANERSDWYLGRWWNHSIRIVIPLILGTLFFWSLNDDLTAGGFVKTAEGAPNWPNIFGLALIITAPILAVVMSSIKTKDGSRKGFRPQQVEFKYPPTRSGKLAGLASFALVAASAVIAYFSLRSRGLAAMGIEQRLLTPFVLAAAVVAVTTWVMIKNDNNYETPSRFVRLAGIIATLELSAYIAAVLIHHTSDAKTAHVIRPDHDTLTNTSYVILSAAILIIVTGLGWCFYKAITVNTDENETSTE; translated from the coding sequence ATGCCTGAACTGCTCGAAGAACAGAGAGAGACGTGGGGAACGCGCGGCGGATTCATTCTCGCCGCAATTGGCTCAGCCGTGGGCCTCGGTAACCTCTGGGCGTTCCCATACAAACTGTACGCGCACGGCGGCGGGGCGTTCCTCATTCCATACATTCTCGCCATGTTCTGCATAGGCTTACCCCTGCTCATCCTCGAATTCAGCCTCGGCCACTTCACCCAGCGCGCCGCCCCAGACGCATTCAGACGCTGCAACAAAAAACTCGAATTCGTCGGCTGGTGGGCCATCATCCTCGGCTTTGTCATCGTCATCTACTACCCCACAATCCTCGCCTACTGCTTCAGCTTCATGTGGTACAGCCTCCAGTCCATCTTCACAGGCCAACCCCTCCCCTGGGCAGGCGAAGGCGTAGAAGGCGTCGCACAGGCCAAAACATTCTTCTTCGATACATACCTCTCACACCAGACCGGCACTTCCCTCGGATCCATCCAGTGGCACATCGTCGGCCCGCTCCTGCTCGCATGGACTGCTATGTACCTCTGCATCTTCAAGGGCGTCAACCTTGTCGGTAAGATCGTCTGGCTCACCGTACCCCTTCCGTTCCTCATGCTCGTCGTCCTAACCGTCCGAGGCCTCACACTCGAAGGCAGCATGAAGGGCCTCGTCTACTACCTCGACCCCGTCTGGTCCGAACTCGCCAAACCAACCACCTGGCGCTTCGCTTTCGGCCAGGTATTCTTCTCCCTCAGCCTCGCCTTCGGCGTCATGATCACCTACTCCAGCTTCCTCCACCGCAAGTCCGACATAAACAACAACGCCGCAATAATCACCCTCAGCGATTTCGGCACAAGCTTCGTAGGCGGCATCGCCATCTTCGCCACCCTCGGCGGCATGGCCTTCGCAACCGCCCAGGCAGGCGACCCCGTCGCAGTCGATAATCTCGTCGACAAGGGCCCGGGCCTCGCGTTCGTCGCCTTTCCATATGCCCTCGCTCAGCTCCCCGGCGCAGCCTGGTGGAGCCTCATCTTCTTCCTAACCCTCGTCACTCTCGGCATAGACTCAGCTTTCTCCATCACCGAATCCGTCCTCGCCGGCATCGTCGACAAGACCGGCTGGAAGCGCAGTACCGTCCTCCCCATCATGTCCGCAATAGGCCTCGTCTTCGGCCTGATCTTCGTCACCAACGGCGGCCTCAACTGGCTCGGCGCTGTCGATGGCTTCGTCAACGGCACATGGGGCATCGCATTCCTCGGCCTCCTCGAAGCACTCGTACTCGGCTGGCTCTACAAAATAGAAAACCTCCGCACCCACGCAAACGAACGCTCAGACTGGTACCTCGGCCGCTGGTGGAACCACTCCATCAGAATCGTCATCCCCCTCATCCTCGGCACGCTCTTCTTCTGGTCCCTCAACGATGACCTCACAGCAGGCGGCTTCGTCAAGACCGCCGAAGGCGCACCCAACTGGCCCAACATCTTCGGCCTCGCCCTAATCATCACTGCGCCCATCCTTGCCGTCGTAATGAGCAGCATAAAAACGAAAGACGGCTCACGCAAGGGCTTCCGCCCCCAGCAGGTCGAATTCAAATACCCGCCCACCCGCTCAGGCAAACTCGCCGGCCTCGCCTCCTTCGCCCTCGTCGCAGCCAGCGCTGTAATAGCATACTTCAGCCTGCGCAGCCGCGGCCTCGCCGCAATGGGCATAGAACAAAGGCTCCTCACACCCTTCGTACTCGCCGCCGCCGTAGTCGCCGTCACCACCTGGGTCATGATCAAAAACGACAACAACTACGAAACACCATCCAGGTTCGTCCGCCTCGCAGGCATCATCGCAACCCTCGAACTAAGTGCCTACATCGCCGCCGTACTCATACACCACACCTCCGACGCAAAAACCGCCCACGTCATCCGCCCCGACCACGACACCCTGACCAACACCTCCTACGTAATCCTCTCCGCCGCCATCCTCATAATAGTAACAGGCCTCGGCTGGTGCTTCTACAAAGCAATAACCGTAAACACAGACGAAAACGAAACCAGTACAGAATGA
- a CDS encoding amidohydrolase family protein, protein MITDCHTHIANPTNKAEIEGHLEACSSADACIVLGSVENSIPDYNKQLGEYCKSHKKMTGFGVINPVEDPVKSRAVKNRIRDAGLAGIVLYCSEHRFHPAHSRAMRLYEAAEKLNLPVFFHNSAPYSSGAIMDYGRTFLLDEIARRFPSLKIIIGGMGVPFASETICMISKHDNVFADLTFRPNRVWEVYNLVVTAYEADVMDKLLFGSGYPLSGVNECVETLLGFNRLMADTHLPVVPRQELRNIIERDAFALLGL, encoded by the coding sequence ATGATTACTGACTGCCATACACATATTGCCAATCCGACCAACAAAGCTGAGATCGAGGGCCATCTCGAAGCCTGCTCCAGCGCTGATGCCTGCATCGTACTCGGCTCCGTCGAAAACTCCATCCCAGATTACAACAAGCAGCTCGGCGAATACTGCAAATCTCACAAGAAAATGACCGGCTTCGGCGTTATAAATCCCGTCGAGGACCCCGTCAAAAGCCGTGCCGTCAAAAACCGGATCCGCGACGCCGGCCTCGCCGGCATTGTCCTCTACTGCTCAGAGCACCGATTTCACCCCGCACACAGCAGGGCGATGCGACTCTACGAAGCAGCCGAAAAACTAAACCTCCCCGTATTCTTCCACAACTCCGCGCCTTACAGCTCCGGCGCGATCATGGATTACGGCCGAACCTTCCTACTCGATGAGATCGCACGCCGCTTCCCATCCCTAAAGATCATCATCGGCGGCATGGGAGTACCCTTCGCAAGCGAAACAATCTGCATGATAAGCAAACACGACAACGTCTTTGCCGACCTCACCTTCCGCCCCAACCGAGTCTGGGAGGTCTACAACCTCGTCGTGACTGCATACGAAGCCGACGTAATGGACAAACTGCTCTTCGGAAGCGGCTATCCATTGTCCGGCGTCAACGAGTGTGTCGAAACGCTGCTCGGATTCAACAGGCTAATGGCCGACACGCATCTGCCCGTCGTCCCAAGACAGGAACTGCGAAACATCATCGAACGCGATGCCTTCGCGCTCCTCGGCCTGTAG
- a CDS encoding galactose-1-epimerase encodes MDCPVCKEAMITLELDEVEIDYCGECSGIWLDAGELEMLLDDGGKAKKLLDSFSQAKKVKEKHRRCPICLKKMLKIFVGDEAEGKGRLLIDKCPAGHGLWFDRGELRDIISLVSFDQEHRVVKLLRDMFCNECESDASTDEEGNTMIVNKQIYGKTRDGEDIYLFRMENENGVAAQVTNYGAILVSVETPDRDGKGADVTLGFDTLEGWMEQNGPYFGATVGRVANRIAKGKFTLEGQEYELAVNNGPNHLHGGIKGFDKVVWDAEEVTKENEASVRFEYTSADGEEGYPGNLTVSVTYTLNNENELVVAYEGRTDKATPVNMTNHTYWNLAGHDAGDICGHQLVMHANMYTELDEDNVPTGKVKPVNGTALDFTSPHKIGERIDAIGGYDHNVVLNKAPGEMGLVAEVYEPGSGRTMRVYTTQPGMQLYTAEFLDGSVKGKGGAAYGPRSAFCLETQHYPDSVNHEEFPSTVIRPGEVYKEKTVFKFGTKM; translated from the coding sequence ATGGATTGTCCGGTTTGCAAAGAGGCCATGATCACTCTGGAGCTCGACGAGGTCGAGATAGATTATTGCGGGGAGTGCAGCGGGATCTGGCTGGATGCGGGGGAGCTGGAGATGCTGCTGGATGACGGCGGAAAGGCGAAGAAGCTGCTGGACTCGTTCAGCCAGGCTAAAAAGGTGAAGGAAAAGCATCGCAGGTGCCCTATCTGCCTGAAAAAGATGCTGAAGATATTTGTGGGTGACGAGGCGGAGGGTAAAGGCAGGCTATTGATCGATAAGTGCCCTGCCGGGCATGGTTTATGGTTTGACCGGGGGGAGCTGCGCGATATCATATCTCTTGTTTCGTTCGATCAGGAGCACCGGGTGGTTAAACTTTTGCGTGATATGTTCTGTAACGAATGCGAATCTGATGCGTCAACAGACGAGGAAGGAAATACGATGATCGTAAATAAACAGATATACGGCAAGACCAGGGACGGCGAGGACATTTATCTTTTCCGGATGGAGAATGAGAACGGCGTTGCTGCTCAGGTGACGAATTACGGGGCGATACTGGTATCGGTTGAGACGCCGGACAGGGACGGCAAGGGGGCGGATGTGACGCTGGGGTTTGATACGCTGGAGGGGTGGATGGAGCAGAACGGGCCGTATTTTGGGGCGACGGTCGGCAGGGTTGCGAATCGGATAGCGAAGGGCAAGTTTACGCTGGAGGGGCAGGAGTACGAGCTGGCGGTTAACAACGGGCCGAACCATTTGCATGGCGGGATCAAGGGTTTTGACAAGGTCGTGTGGGATGCGGAAGAGGTCACCAAGGAAAATGAAGCGTCGGTGCGGTTTGAGTATACGAGTGCAGACGGAGAAGAGGGGTATCCGGGGAATTTGACGGTGAGCGTTACTTATACGCTTAACAACGAGAATGAGCTGGTGGTCGCGTATGAGGGCAGGACGGACAAGGCGACGCCGGTGAATATGACGAACCATACATACTGGAACCTGGCGGGACACGATGCGGGGGATATTTGCGGGCATCAGTTGGTGATGCATGCGAATATGTATACGGAGCTGGATGAGGACAATGTGCCTACGGGTAAGGTGAAGCCTGTGAACGGGACGGCGCTGGACTTCACTTCGCCGCACAAGATCGGGGAGAGGATCGATGCGATCGGCGGGTACGATCATAATGTGGTACTGAACAAGGCGCCGGGTGAGATGGGGCTGGTTGCGGAGGTATATGAGCCGGGCTCGGGGAGGACGATGAGGGTTTATACGACGCAGCCGGGGATGCAGCTTTATACGGCGGAATTTCTGGACGGGTCGGTGAAGGGCAAGGGAGGCGCGGCGTATGGGCCGAGGTCGGCGTTTTGCCTGGAGACGCAGCATTATCCGGATTCGGTTAATCATGAGGAGTTTCCTTCTACGGTCATCCGGCCTGGTGAGGTGTATAAAGAAAAGACGGTGTTCAAGTTCGGCACGAAGATGTAG
- a CDS encoding LemA family protein: MLPWLIIGGVVVLLIIFLIAAYNSLVRLRNQVDNAWSQIDVQLKRRHDLIPNLVETAKGYMKHERETFEAITEARSKAMGANNVSEASKAEGQLNDALSKFMLVVENYPDLKANQNFLSLQETLTSTENKIAFARQGYNDQAMFFNNKIEMFPSNIIAGMFNFKKRDYFEIENEAERQAPKVNF, translated from the coding sequence ATGTTACCATGGCTTATTATCGGCGGCGTAGTAGTTCTTCTGATCATCTTCCTGATCGCGGCGTACAACTCGCTTGTGCGGCTGAGGAACCAGGTGGACAACGCGTGGTCGCAGATCGATGTGCAGTTGAAGAGAAGGCACGATCTGATACCGAACCTGGTGGAGACGGCTAAGGGCTACATGAAGCACGAGCGTGAGACGTTCGAGGCGATCACGGAGGCGAGGAGCAAGGCCATGGGCGCAAACAACGTGTCCGAGGCGAGCAAGGCTGAGGGACAGTTGAACGACGCTTTGAGCAAGTTCATGCTGGTTGTGGAGAATTACCCGGATCTGAAGGCGAATCAGAACTTCCTTTCGCTGCAGGAAACGCTGACGAGCACGGAGAACAAGATCGCTTTTGCGCGCCAGGGCTATAATGACCAGGCGATGTTCTTTAATAACAAGATCGAGATGTTCCCTTCGAATATCATCGCGGGCATGTTCAACTTCAAGAAGCGGGACTATTTCGAGATCGAAAACGAGGCAGAGCGGCAGGCGCCTAAGGTTAATTTCTAA